Proteins from a single region of bacterium:
- a CDS encoding DUF5915 domain-containing protein, protein KQARWIPDYGLVRELDWLKNMGDWCISKKRYWGLALPIFQCSCGNFDVAGGYEDLKARAVSGWDKFDGHTPHRPWVDEIRVRCSKCGQDAARIHDVGNPWLDAGIVMFSTVMPPEKCYTPGKEKSGKYRYDPSQAYPANREYWQQWFPAEFITECFPGQFRNWFYAILTMSTVLEGRAPFECLLGHALVKDEKGDDMHKSAGNSIPFDEAAGKIGADLMRWVFCCQNPVINLNFGYHMATEFKRKLLTLHNVYSFYITYAKLDGFVPKGKSLDKCQLTLLDNWILSELNLLVKNTRQNLDNYDAASACKKLEAFTEDLSTWYVRRSRRRFWKSESDSDKEAAYLTLYTCLETLIRLMSPIMPFWAEEMYQNLVRSIDATVPQSVHLTAYPQADEKLIDQKLSQEMAVVRKVVSLGHAARKEAKLKVRQPLARLLFKGDQASGWEAVLRHQEIIRDEVNVKAVEQAADADSLVDYRAKGLVSKLGPKFGPNAKAIAEEILKLDGRQVKTFKAQGKCSIQIPAGQFEVETGDAEITAVSKPGLMVKEEGGDLAALDITLTPELTGEGCARELVHGIQNIRKESGFEVSDRITVTYNTDIELAAAINKFKTYIMNETLALELKTGSPETAGQQMQINGHPINLVIEQVKS, encoded by the coding sequence TCAAACAGGCCCGCTGGATCCCGGACTACGGGCTGGTCCGGGAGCTGGACTGGCTGAAGAACATGGGTGACTGGTGCATCTCCAAAAAACGCTACTGGGGGCTGGCCCTGCCCATATTCCAGTGCTCCTGCGGCAACTTTGATGTGGCAGGCGGATACGAGGATCTTAAGGCCCGGGCCGTCTCCGGCTGGGATAAATTCGACGGCCACACCCCGCACCGCCCCTGGGTGGATGAGATCAGGGTCAGGTGTTCCAAGTGCGGCCAGGACGCCGCCCGCATCCACGACGTGGGCAACCCCTGGCTGGACGCCGGTATCGTGATGTTCTCCACGGTGATGCCTCCGGAGAAGTGCTATACCCCCGGCAAGGAAAAATCCGGAAAGTACCGCTACGATCCCTCCCAGGCCTACCCGGCCAACCGGGAGTACTGGCAGCAATGGTTCCCGGCCGAGTTCATCACCGAGTGCTTTCCCGGCCAGTTCCGCAACTGGTTCTATGCCATCCTGACCATGAGCACGGTGCTGGAGGGGCGGGCGCCCTTTGAATGCCTGCTGGGCCACGCCCTGGTCAAGGACGAAAAGGGCGACGACATGCACAAGTCGGCCGGCAACTCAATTCCCTTTGACGAGGCGGCCGGCAAGATCGGGGCCGACCTGATGCGCTGGGTGTTCTGCTGCCAGAACCCGGTGATAAATCTGAATTTCGGCTACCACATGGCCACCGAATTCAAACGCAAGCTGCTGACACTGCACAACGTCTATTCCTTCTACATCACCTACGCCAAGCTGGACGGGTTCGTTCCTAAAGGGAAAAGCCTGGATAAATGCCAGCTGACCCTGCTGGACAACTGGATCCTTTCCGAGCTGAACCTGCTGGTCAAGAACACCCGCCAGAATCTGGACAACTACGATGCGGCCTCGGCTTGCAAGAAGCTGGAAGCATTCACCGAGGACCTCTCCACCTGGTACGTCCGGCGGTCCCGGAGGCGGTTCTGGAAATCGGAATCCGACTCCGACAAGGAGGCCGCCTACCTGACGCTGTACACCTGCCTGGAGACCCTGATAAGACTGATGTCGCCCATCATGCCGTTCTGGGCCGAGGAGATGTACCAGAACCTGGTGCGGTCAATTGACGCCACGGTACCCCAGAGCGTCCATCTAACCGCCTACCCCCAGGCCGATGAAAAGCTGATAGATCAAAAGCTTTCCCAGGAGATGGCGGTGGTCCGCAAGGTGGTCTCGCTGGGCCACGCCGCCCGCAAGGAGGCCAAGCTCAAGGTCCGCCAGCCGCTGGCCCGGCTTTTGTTCAAGGGTGATCAGGCCTCCGGGTGGGAAGCGGTGTTAAGGCACCAGGAGATCATCCGGGACGAGGTCAACGTCAAGGCGGTGGAGCAGGCGGCCGACGCCGACAGCCTGGTGGACTACCGGGCCAAGGGGCTGGTCTCCAAACTGGGTCCCAAGTTCGGCCCCAACGCCAAAGCCATAGCCGAGGAGATATTGAAACTTGACGGACGGCAGGTGAAAACATTTAAAGCCCAGGGCAAATGTTCCATTCAAATACCGGCCGGACAATTTGAGGTCGAAACCGGGGACGCGGAGATCACCGCCGTCTCCAAGCCCGGGCTGATGGTCAAGGAGGAAGGCGGGGACCTGGCGGCTCTGGACATCACTTTGACCCCGGAGCTGACCGGCGAAGGCTGCGCCCGGGAGCTGGTGCACGGCATCCAGAACATCCGCAAGGAATCCGGCTTTGAGGTCTCCGACCGGATCACGGTCACATACAACACGGATATAGAACTGGCGGCGGCCATCAATAAATTCAAGACCTATATCATGAACGAGACCCTGGCCCTGGAACTAAAAACGGGATCGCCGGAAACAGCCGGGCAGCAGATGCAGATCAACGGCCATCCCATCAACTTAGTCATAGAACAGGTAAAATCCTAA
- a CDS encoding TraR/DksA C4-type zinc finger protein codes for MNKKELQKFENILLDERKRFITELAQIKSEGLMASQKESSGDLSSASYHPADQGSDTMEKEKSVFLASSKGNELYEIDQALMRAKDGKFGICDSCGKEVDPARLEAMPYARYCIKCSRQAEQVIKNGNKEQ; via the coding sequence ATGAACAAAAAAGAACTGCAGAAATTCGAGAACATCCTGCTGGACGAAAGAAAGCGCTTCATCACCGAACTGGCTCAGATCAAAAGCGAGGGACTGATGGCCAGCCAGAAGGAATCTTCCGGGGACCTGTCCTCGGCCTCCTATCATCCGGCCGACCAGGGTTCCGACACCATGGAAAAGGAAAAGAGCGTGTTCCTGGCCTCCAGCAAGGGCAACGAGCTCTACGAGATCGACCAGGCCCTGATGCGGGCCAAGGATGGCAAGTTCGGGATCTGCGACAGCTGCGGCAAAGAGGTGGATCCGGCCAGGCTGGAAGCCATGCCCTACGCCCGATACTGCATCAAATGCAGCCGCCAGGCCGAACAGGTGATCAAGAACGGCAACAAGGAACAATAA
- a CDS encoding signal peptidase II produces MTELRLRNRIVIIAVTLGVFVLDRWTKLLVESRLALGESHEVLGQTLQFTHITNSNGVMGISFGPFSRYLMLPLSLLAITAIVYFYLRSQSRSLLAALATGSILGGAAGNMLDRFRTGAVTDFIDCDMPDIIIHPFQAGILRFSGFYLDRWYTFNIADSAVMVGVALMIVITIKEEYRADAGIADK; encoded by the coding sequence GTGACAGAACTACGACTGCGCAACCGCATCGTCATAATAGCGGTGACCCTGGGGGTGTTCGTGCTGGACCGCTGGACCAAGCTTTTGGTGGAATCCCGCCTGGCCCTGGGAGAAAGCCATGAAGTGCTGGGCCAGACCCTGCAGTTCACCCATATCACCAACAGCAACGGAGTGATGGGCATTTCCTTCGGCCCCTTCAGCCGCTACCTGATGCTGCCCCTGTCTCTTTTGGCCATCACCGCCATAGTGTATTTTTATCTCCGCAGCCAGAGCCGGAGCCTGCTGGCGGCATTGGCCACCGGCTCCATCCTGGGCGGGGCGGCCGGCAACATGCTGGACCGGTTCCGCACCGGGGCGGTGACGGACTTCATAGACTGCGACATGCCGGATATCATCATCCACCCGTTCCAGGCGGGGATCCTGAGATTTTCGGGCTTTTACCTGGACCGCTGGTACACCTTTAACATCGCCGACAGCGCGGTGATGGTGGGGGTGGCCCTGATGATTGTTATTACCATAAAAGAAGAGTACCGGGCCGATGCCGGTATCGCGGACAAATAA
- the lptD gene encoding LPS assembly protein LptD has translation MIKIRRHRRRPLGYWPLFLFLAAFSMTAAPDLLWGQTSPLPAETGAADSLAAGPGATDYPALPDSVKPKKDTTAKAVSNEWGLANDDTTKTAIRYQADLIDYRLDLSLISLTGKAEVRYKEIKVTGDSISLDTKNQMLTVDQSPVLYDGNEPIRGDRMVYDFKTRLGWIYNGNTDFNKGRYWGRRVRQVDDRVLNIDQGRYTTCDCDTPHFYFWSRQMKIYLNDKIVAQPVLLCFKGIPVLAIPFWFFPMRKERHSGFLMPRFGSNNYEGAFVKNLAYYQVFNDQSDATASADFLENIGWRGNFEARYMMPPRFSSTLNFSYQNDQNTGYQRWSLNGLYSQILGKRTYLNGNANFVSDRNYYTDFSDNRTVRMDRNLHSYLALNTPLSTIASLTGAVDHYNNLETETKSSRLPEVTVSLYRKDIIKGLLGFSGTSHFLATDKRDTLMTEKHQGWENNINLDATFNVLRWINLNPNARISGTWYDRDTSQNRNALRWLYSGGVGASTTLYGLLDFGDRKLKALRHVVKPQASFSYSPKIDQGRFDSFLGGGQGESKSMSLSLSQQFQAKFKKDTTEQKIDLLTISSGTSYNFLATGDKWGSLTSFLQVLPYVSPLDCQFSWEYNFYQKRNQWARLDMSYGLSGSWLGWLEPKDSVLAKPDSADSAAAVMPTDTLARPEAWPADSLPLPGGDSLGAETDTAAVPAPVQAPSKGLPWSINLGFGQNWLKNMGVSGSDLNGSANFNLTKNWNISYHRYYNIKTGEMISQDYSLFRDLHCWEARFSSSKSQNNWSYMFVIRLKAIPEVKLENKSGRVVGYQ, from the coding sequence ATGATAAAAATCCGGAGACATAGGCGGCGGCCCTTGGGGTATTGGCCGCTGTTTCTGTTTTTGGCGGCCTTCAGCATGACGGCCGCCCCGGATTTGCTATGGGGACAAACCTCTCCTCTTCCGGCAGAAACAGGGGCCGCCGACTCGCTGGCTGCCGGTCCGGGCGCAACAGATTATCCTGCCTTGCCGGATTCTGTAAAACCCAAAAAAGACACCACCGCCAAAGCTGTTTCCAACGAATGGGGCCTGGCCAATGACGACACCACCAAAACCGCCATCCGCTACCAGGCCGACCTGATAGACTACCGGCTGGACCTGAGCCTGATCAGCCTGACCGGAAAGGCTGAGGTGCGATACAAGGAGATAAAAGTTACCGGGGACAGCATCAGCCTGGACACCAAGAACCAGATGCTGACGGTGGACCAAAGCCCGGTGCTGTATGACGGCAACGAGCCCATCAGGGGAGACCGGATGGTATATGATTTCAAGACCCGGCTGGGCTGGATATACAACGGCAACACCGATTTCAACAAGGGCCGCTACTGGGGCCGCCGGGTCCGCCAGGTGGACGACCGGGTGCTCAACATAGACCAGGGCCGATACACCACCTGCGACTGCGATACCCCGCATTTTTACTTCTGGTCGCGGCAGATGAAGATCTACCTTAATGACAAGATCGTGGCCCAGCCGGTATTGTTGTGCTTTAAGGGGATCCCGGTGCTGGCCATACCTTTCTGGTTCTTTCCCATGCGCAAGGAGCGGCATTCCGGCTTTTTGATGCCCCGGTTCGGCAGCAACAACTACGAGGGGGCCTTCGTCAAGAACCTGGCCTATTACCAGGTGTTCAACGACCAATCAGACGCCACCGCCTCGGCCGATTTTCTGGAGAACATCGGCTGGCGCGGCAATTTTGAGGCCCGTTACATGATGCCCCCCCGGTTCTCCTCCACTTTGAATTTTTCCTACCAGAACGACCAGAACACCGGTTACCAGCGCTGGAGCCTGAACGGATTATACAGCCAGATACTGGGCAAGAGGACCTATCTAAACGGCAACGCCAATTTCGTCAGCGACCGGAATTATTACACCGATTTTTCCGACAACCGCACCGTCCGGATGGACCGCAACCTGCATTCCTACCTGGCCCTCAACACCCCCTTGTCCACCATCGCCAGCCTGACCGGGGCGGTTGATCACTACAACAACCTGGAAACTGAGACCAAAAGCAGCCGGTTGCCGGAAGTCACCGTCAGCCTTTACCGCAAGGACATCATCAAGGGCTTGCTGGGATTTTCAGGGACCTCCCACTTTCTGGCTACGGACAAGCGGGATACGCTGATGACCGAAAAACACCAGGGATGGGAAAATAACATCAATTTGGATGCCACCTTCAATGTTTTACGTTGGATAAACCTGAATCCCAACGCAAGAATATCGGGGACCTGGTACGACCGCGACACCAGCCAGAACCGCAACGCCCTGCGCTGGCTGTACAGCGGGGGGGTGGGCGCCAGTACCACCCTCTATGGTTTGCTGGATTTCGGAGACCGCAAACTTAAGGCCCTGCGTCACGTGGTAAAACCACAGGCCTCATTCTCCTATTCTCCCAAGATAGACCAGGGCAGGTTCGACAGCTTTTTGGGAGGAGGCCAGGGGGAGAGCAAATCAATGAGTCTTTCCCTGAGCCAGCAGTTCCAGGCTAAGTTTAAAAAGGATACCACGGAACAAAAGATAGACCTGCTGACAATATCCTCCGGCACCAGTTACAATTTTCTGGCCACGGGCGACAAATGGGGCAGTCTGACCAGTTTTCTCCAGGTTCTGCCATATGTCAGTCCTTTGGACTGCCAGTTCTCCTGGGAATACAACTTTTACCAGAAAAGGAACCAGTGGGCCAGGCTGGACATGAGTTACGGACTTTCCGGTAGTTGGCTGGGATGGCTTGAGCCCAAGGACTCGGTCCTGGCCAAACCAGATAGCGCCGATTCCGCCGCCGCAGTAATGCCAACCGATACACTGGCCCGGCCAGAAGCCTGGCCGGCCGACAGTTTGCCCTTGCCGGGCGGCGACAGTTTGGGGGCTGAAACTGATACCGCTGCTGTTCCCGCCCCGGTCCAGGCCCCGTCCAAGGGCCTGCCCTGGTCCATTAATCTTGGGTTCGGTCAGAATTGGCTGAAAAATATGGGGGTTTCAGGTTCAGACCTGAACGGGTCTGCCAATTTCAACCTGACCAAGAACTGGAACATCAGCTACCACCGTTACTATAACATCAAGACCGGCGAGATGATATCCCAGGACTATTCCCTGTTCCGGGACCTTCATTGCTGGGAGGCCAGGTTCTCCAGCAGCAAAAGCCAGAATAATTGGTCGTACATGTTCGTGATCAGATTGAAGGCCATTCCCGAAGTAAAATTGGAGAACAAGTCGGGCCGGGTGGTAGGGTATCAG